The Pseudophryne corroboree isolate aPseCor3 chromosome 3 unlocalized genomic scaffold, aPseCor3.hap2 SUPER_3_unloc_20, whole genome shotgun sequence genome includes a window with the following:
- the LOC134983659 gene encoding uncharacterized protein LOC134983659 — protein sequence MKAEDTEGEEETYVTDIKAEDIEGVEETYVTDIKAEDIEGVEETYVTDIKAEDIEGEEETYVTDIKAEDIAGEEETYVTDIKAEDIEGEEETYVTDIKGEEEMYVRGDQQCKEEEIPTDISTGE from the coding sequence atgaaggcagaagatacagagggagaagaagagacgtatgtgactgatataaaggcagaagatatagagggagtagaagagacgtatgtgactgatataaaggcagaagatatagagggagtagaagagacgtatgtgactgatataaaggcagaagatatagagggagaagaagagacgtatgtgactgatataaaggcagaagatatagcgggagaagaagagacgtatgtgactgatataaaggcagaagatatagagggagaagaagagacgtatgtgactgatataaagggagaagaagagatgtatgtgaggggtgatcagcagtgtaaggaggaggagatccctacagatatcagcacaggtgagtaa